CACCCCGCCTGAATCCACGCCTGAATGTCCCCCTCGCGCCACCGCACCAGCCGCCCCAGCGTCACCGGCGCGGGCAAGCGTCCCGAATCGCGCCACCGCCATACGCCGCGTTCGGAACAGCCCAGCAGTTCCGCCAGTGCGGCCACGTCCAAAAGTTTTTCCGTCATCGCATTAACCTTTCAGTTTCATGCCCGGCACCATGCCGCGCCTTGTCTAAAAAGATTTTCCACCCCAAATGGACGGACAAATTAAAAACCCGGACGGAACAATTAAGCACCGTCCGGGCATTTTGGCAAGTCACTATTTGCTAATGGTTTACATGGCAAGAAATATCATTCGGACAAATTAAAATCACTTGACACGGGGTTATCCATGCTTGCGGGATATCCTTTTACGGTGCCGATCATAGGCGTTTTTCACATCGCCAATGCTTATCCCGAAGCGTTCGGCAATGCCCTCATAATCTTTTCCAGCCTTCCGCGCTTCATAAATTGCCTTGTCGCGCCGCGCGTCCTTTTTGGATGGGGGTTTCCGGCCCGCGCCTTTGGGGTTTTTGGGCGGCGCATTGCTCGCCACGGGTGCCGCTACGTCCGGCAAATCCAACAGCCCAGCCCGCCGCGCCACGTCCACCCCTGCGGGTGTGAGCCGCCAGCCGTTCACAATGGCGAACCGCACCAGTTCCGGCGCATCAAAGGTGGGGGATAGTTTCCCCGTACCCACCAGCAGGGAAAGGCGCAAGGCGGGATTTTTATCGGCCAGCACCACATGCCGCCGCGCCATGTCCACCCGCGATTCCCACAGTACCGCAGCCCGCGCCGCCAGTGTTTCAAGCCGCGCCCGCGTTTCCCGCGTGAATTCGCCCGCCACACTTGGAACGTCCCGCACCGTCCGCCACCACACGCCAGCCGCCGCTTCGATGTGTTCGGCCCCAAAATCCCACGGGTGCGGTTCAGTGTCCCCCAGAAACCGCCGATACGTTCCGGCATACTGGAAAAGGATTTCCCGCCCCTGTTCGCCCCCGCGAAGCATCCCGAAAATGCCCCGCACCGCCGCCTGTTGCGCCCGCGAAAGCGGAACCGTCCGCGCCGCGCCATCCGGGCACACCGCCCGGCAAACCATGCCGTGCTGTTCGGCGTTCGCTAAATACGCCGCGCCGGTTTCGGTGGGTTCCAGCCCATGCGAAAAGCCCCAGTGCGCCAGCGTTTCGGAGTCCATGCCACCGGGCACGGGTTCCGGCGGGGTGCCGGTGAACAATTCGGAAAGGTCCATGTTTGCATCCTTTTCAAGTGTGCCCGGCGGGGTGCCCCGGAAAGGATGCGCACCGGAACACCGCCGCCGGACGGAACCCGGAGCCGTCGCCCCGGAAACCCTACTATTTTACATAAACAGCCGCACTGATTTTCCCAGACAGTATCGCGTCAAGTTCTTCGCCGAATCCATCGAAACATTCCAGCAGGATTTTCGCGTAATCCGCGCCGTCCGGCCCCGCGTTCCGCATGGTTCGCAGTGACCTATTGAACCTTGCAGCGTGTGCCAGTATCGCGGCGTTAACGTTTTCCTTCGGGATCAATTCACCCCGCGCCCTGGACAACATCAGTTCCGCCCGGTCCGCGTCCGCCCGGCATTTCCGCGCCCGCTGGACGCGCAATTCCTCCGCCGAATCCCGCCGCCCCGGTGTGTTCAGACGTTTTGAAACCGCCTGTTTTGAAACGCCCAGCCGCCGGGCCGCTTCGTTTTGTCCATGCTCCGCCACCGCCGCCGCCAGCGTGTCATCATCAACCTTTTTCTGTGCCATAATATCGCCCTTATTGGTAGACTTTTAACAGTTTGCTATATGCAAAAAGTTTGCGTAATTTTGGTTTTCCCCACGTCGCTTTCCGTGCCCCCGGAAGTACCTTGCATTTTTTTCCCGGTCATCAATTCGCACCCTTCACCGGAATCCTTTCCGCCACGTCCGCGATTTACCGGAAGGTGTTGCCTTCGAGCCGCAAGGCAAAGGCCCGGTGCCGCCGTTCAGCCGCCAGCAGGGCATCCGGGCGCGTTTCGTTTCGCTTCGTTGTCATGTGATGTTTTCCTTTCCGTCCGGTGCCGCCAGCACGTCCGCCAACAGGCCCAAAAGTTCATCCTTGGAAAGCCCCCGAAGTGCCGCCAGAATCGCCCCTTTTTCGATTTCTGGGGTAACAGGTGGGGTAACAGGATTTTCGGGTGTCTGTAAGTCACTGTGCCCCATACTTTTGCAACCCGTGGAAATGTGACTCTTAATCACAAGGTCGCAGGTTCGAATCCTGCACGGCCCACCATAGTTTAAGTCATTGCCGGGTCGCTACTTGCGACACCCGCCAATGTGAGGCGGCGCGGTCATTATGACGCCATAAAGCGTGTACAGGTACACGCGGAGGCGAAAAAATGAACCGCGCTGATTCTTTTTTGCCCGCCAATTTCCCCCTGCCCACCCTCCGCATTCACACGGCACGGCGCCAGGCCTATGTCCGCCACGGGGGAAAACAGCACTACCTCGGAAGGCCGGGCGCGCCGGAGACGTTGCAGCGGTACAGGGCGTTTTGCGCCGAACTGGTGGCTACGGGCAGACCCCCCGCCACCGCGCCGCGCGGCAATGACGACCCGGCGCGGGGCACGGTGGGGCAACTGGTGGAGGCCTTCGAGGAGGACCGCAAACGGCGGGGGCTCCCCCGCGACGGCTATCTTGACCTGGCCATGACGGCCCTTCGGGAGGCGCACGGCTGGGAGCCGGTGGCGGACTTCGGCCCGAAGAAGCTCAAGGCGCTCATGGCGGTGTGGGCCGCGCGGAACCTGAGCCGGTCCACGGTGAACCCCGCCGCCCAGGCGGTGAAGCGGATTTTCAGGTGGGGGTGCTCGGAGCAACTGGTGGAGGTGGCGGCGTGGCAGGCACTCACGTCGGTTTCGGGGCTGCGGGCCGGGGAGTCGCCCGCGGCGGAGCCGCGCCGTGTTCTGCCCGTGCCGGATGATGTGGTGAACGCCACGCTTGCGCACCTCCCCCGCACCCTGGCCGCCGTGGTGGAGCTCCTCCGCCTGACAGGCGCGCGCCCCTCGGAACTGCTGGGCCTCACCCCCGCGAT
The genomic region above belongs to Candidatus Hydrogenedentota bacterium and contains:
- a CDS encoding helix-turn-helix domain-containing protein — protein: MTEKLLDVAALAELLGCSERGVWRWRDSGRLPAPVTLGRLVRWREGDIQAWIQAGCPDVRRTRWTPPAAGCGCGGKGGCHA
- a CDS encoding site-specific integrase, translating into MNRADSFLPANFPLPTLRIHTARRQAYVRHGGKQHYLGRPGAPETLQRYRAFCAELVATGRPPATAPRGNDDPARGTVGQLVEAFEEDRKRRGLPRDGYLDLAMTALREAHGWEPVADFGPKKLKALMAVWAARNLSRSTVNPAAQAVKRIFRWGCSEQLVEVAAWQALTSVSGLRAGESPAAEPRRVLPVPDDVVNATLAHLPRTLAAVVELLRLTGARPSELLGLTPAMVDRSGDVWKAEIFEHKSAHRGRRRTLYFGPRAQAVLLPFLLRDGAAPCFDPREAMRQRHEGKTGRGPWRAPNPKKTDRELNDRYDADGLRRAIKRAAAAAGVAAWHPYQLRHTAATKARTAAGLDAAQVLLGHASADVTQVYAELDTTKAMELARRIG